The Malus sylvestris chromosome 3, drMalSylv7.2, whole genome shotgun sequence genomic sequence ATGACCGTGTTAATTTGTGGTTTTGTGGTAATTACTCAAGTAAAATGTGCGTCATCTAGATTGCTGCATTTGAAAATGCGAGTATGTTGTTGCTGCCATTTGAGTGATTTTTTTAGGATATTATTCATTGCTATTGTTATTATAGTTTGAAAACGCCCAGCAGAGCGCTGACAGTTTTTCTAGTAAGTACTTAAGTTGTAATTAGGGAAGGGGTGGGGTGATTGCCTCATGATTGTTGCATTGTAAAATTCACATTCAGTCTCTAGTTAAAATAACACAATCCTTCGAAAACCCTGAGATCCCGTGATATAAGCTGATAATATATATCTTcttcaaatggatgtgaagtcgATCTgtcttttatttaagtttacTGAGCAAAGGGGACTAGCCATAAAAGCTCGAAGGTGAGCTCGGTACTCGTAGTCATGATCATCACAATCATCATATGAAGCATAAGGCTTAACTACTTTTCCATaacattaatttatttaattaattagtactcaGCTACCAAAGTAGCAGTTAATCCATATGATTCTCCATTAACTCTACGGCAGCTCAATCTAATCTCCCCCTCGGTTCCGGTCAACGGGCTTATATTACCCATTTTAATCATGGATTCCCCGAAATTCTCAAAGAATGCGCTCTGATTAGCGCTGAAGTTGTTAACAATGTCGATGGTATCAGCCCCGCTAGTTGAAAACAGCTCTTGATCGCTTTGGAGCAAGCCTTCCTCGACTTGAAGATTCGAGAAATACTTTGCATCGAAAGTGTCAGGAGTTACAGGATCCAAATTGGTCAGTACACTGCCATTCCCATTCAGTGGGCATATCTCACTCAATGTTTCTAAGTAGGTTGAGTTCAAGGTCGGATCAGGACTGCCTGTGCCGCTGAAGTTATACAATCGATCGGTGAAAGTTAGACATCTAGCACGCCCAAATGTGTGAGCACCTGTTAATTTTGCATGCCAAATTTTGTTACTATAAAGAGAGGGAACATAGTTAGATATATTTTTTTGCAGCCGTACGATTTGCTTGCTTACCAGATAGTGCAACCAGATCCGTGGTGTTGAGGCCTACAGCTAAGAAGTTGGCCTCGAGTTCGTCAAGTGTAAAAGTAGGAGCTGGAAGGGCTTCGTTGGCAGCCGTGCGATTAGCTGTTAAGCTATCCCTTCTTCCTAATAGCACTGTCCATGAAGGACCTCCAGACTGCAACCATAGATTAGTTACTCAAATTCCAAATCTC encodes the following:
- the LOC126616204 gene encoding peroxidase A2-like, which codes for MPPYSAQLYYKYVLAVLLILCASAGCGDAQLTPTFYDESCPNATTIVRGVIEEALQTDPRITASLTRLHFHDCFVNGCDGSILLDNSTNPNSTIDSEKTAVPNNNSARGFDVVDNIKTALENACPAVVSCADILAIAAEESVALSGGPSWTVLLGRRDSLTANRTAANEALPAPTFTLDELEANFLAVGLNTTDLVALSGAHTFGRARCLTFTDRLYNFSGTGSPDPTLNSTYLETLSEICPLNGNGSVLTNLDPVTPDTFDAKYFSNLQVEEGLLQSDQELFSTSGADTIDIVNNFSANQSAFFENFGESMIKMGNISPLTGTEGEIRLSCRRVNGESYGLTATLVAEY